The Clupea harengus unplaced genomic scaffold, Ch_v2.0.2, whole genome shotgun sequence genome includes a region encoding these proteins:
- the LOC122128925 gene encoding E3 ubiquitin-protein ligase RNF182-like — protein sequence RDSVDRDSEKRDSEERDGGRESDEQRPSSPDELECKICYQRYSAHGRRPKLLGCLHRVCARCLRRMLDLGSAPDCVSCPFCRHETPLGQLNVAALPDDANLMGRLARRDTHTSWSSEHREVLLTPDGLAAFQSPAHEPSQDTCLVITIMEVQRDSLPGRHGDALSTSSSEGSLDSASLGSAGGRADREQDGLSKLCAHVPRVLVWLLGCFYFGSLPLGIYLLVIQRVTLGIVCVSLVPTSLTVCLVYGFCQCLCQGLCDCSPRT from the coding sequence AGAGACTCGGTGGACAGAGACTCGGAGAAGAGAGACTcggaggagagagacggagggagggagtcaGACGAGCAGCGCCCCAGCAGTCCTGACGAGCTGGAGTGTAAGATCTGCTACCAGCGCTACTCTGCCCACGGCCGGCGGCCCAAGCTGCTGGGCTGTCTGCACCGCGTGTGTGCCCGCTGTCTGCGGCGCATGCTGGACCTGGGCTCTGCGCCCGACTGCGTCAGCTGCCCCTTCTGCCGCCACGAGACGCCGCTGGGTCAGCTGAACGTGGCCGCGCTGCCCGACGACGCCAACCTGATGGGCCGGCTAGCGCGGCGCGACACGCACACGTCCTGGAGCTCCGAGCACCGCGAGGTGCTGCTCACGCCGGACGGGCTTGCCGCATTCCAGAGCCCCGCCCACGAGCCCAGCCAAGACACCTGCCTCGTCATCACCATTATGGAGGTGCAGCGCGACAGCCTCCCTGGTCGCCATGGAGATGCGTTGTCCACTTCGTCGTCGGAGGGCAGCCTGGACTCGGCGTCTCTGGGCtcggcgggcgggcgggcggaccGGGAGCAGGACGGGCTGTCAAAGCTGTGCGCCCATGTGCCGCGGGTGCTGGTCTGGCTGCTGGGCTGCTTCTACTTCGGCTCGCTGCCGCTGGGCATCTACCTGCTGGTCATCCAGCGCGTCACACTGGGCATCGTGTGCGTCAGCCTCGTGCCCACCAGCCTCACCGTCTGCCTGGTCTACGGATTCTGCCAGTGTCTCTGCCAGGGCCTCTGTGACTGCTCACCCAGGACATGA